One Peterkaempfera bronchialis DNA window includes the following coding sequences:
- a CDS encoding prephenate dehydrogenase, with product MRTVAVVGTGLIGTSAALALSARGIAVHLEDADHDAARTAAALGAGTVEPAEGPVDLAVIAVPPALVGPVLADCQQRGLARCYTDVASVKSGPRADIAALGLDTTHYIGSHPMAGREISGPLAGRADLFEGRPWVLTPTPDTDTDTLNAALELVALCGAVPVVMDAAAHDRAVALVSHTPQLVSSLVAARLEHAEETAVRLSGQGVRDVTRIAASDPRMWIDILSANAGVVADILEDVAADLGETVAALRSLQAADEAKRREGAQGITEVMRRGNAGQARIPGKHGAPPTRYATVAVLIGDQPGELARLFGDAGRAGVNIEDIAIEHSTGQQAGLVQLSVAPSAATGLTAALRERGWSVRD from the coding sequence ATGCGCACAGTCGCCGTCGTCGGCACCGGACTGATCGGCACCTCCGCCGCCCTCGCCCTGTCGGCGCGCGGCATCGCCGTCCACCTTGAGGACGCCGACCACGACGCCGCCCGAACCGCAGCCGCGCTCGGCGCCGGCACCGTGGAACCCGCCGAGGGCCCGGTCGACCTGGCCGTCATCGCGGTGCCCCCGGCCCTCGTCGGCCCGGTGCTCGCCGACTGCCAGCAGCGCGGCCTGGCCCGCTGCTACACGGACGTCGCCAGCGTGAAGTCCGGCCCGCGCGCCGACATCGCCGCCCTCGGCCTGGACACCACCCACTACATCGGCAGCCACCCCATGGCCGGTCGCGAGATCTCCGGGCCGCTCGCCGGACGCGCCGACCTCTTCGAGGGCCGCCCCTGGGTGCTCACCCCCACCCCCGACACCGACACCGACACCCTCAACGCCGCCCTGGAACTGGTGGCCCTCTGCGGCGCCGTGCCGGTGGTCATGGACGCGGCGGCCCACGACCGCGCCGTCGCCCTGGTCTCGCACACGCCGCAGCTGGTCTCCTCGCTGGTCGCCGCCCGGCTTGAGCACGCCGAGGAGACCGCCGTACGCCTCTCCGGCCAGGGCGTCCGCGATGTGACCCGGATCGCCGCCTCCGACCCCCGGATGTGGATCGACATCCTCAGCGCCAACGCGGGCGTGGTCGCCGACATCCTGGAGGACGTCGCCGCCGACCTCGGCGAGACCGTCGCCGCGCTGCGCTCCCTCCAGGCCGCCGACGAGGCCAAGCGGCGGGAGGGCGCGCAGGGCATCACCGAGGTGATGCGGCGCGGCAACGCCGGCCAGGCCCGCATCCCCGGCAAGCACGGCGCCCCGCCCACCCGCTATGCCACCGTGGCCGTCCTCATCGGCGACCAGCCCGGTGAGCTGGCCCGCCTCTTCGGCGACGCCGGCCGGGCCGGGGTCAACATCGAGGACATCGCCATCGAGCACTCCACCGGCCAGCAGGCCGGCCTGGTGCAGCTCTCCGTCGCACCGTCCGCCGCCACCGGCCTCACCGCCGCGCTGCGCGAGCGCGGCTGGAGCGTACGGGACTGA
- the cmk gene encoding (d)CMP kinase, protein METAGRASAPVVVAIDGPSGSGKSTVSRAVAARLGLSFLDTGAMYRAMTWWMLANEIDVEDADAVATVCTKPVIVSGTDAAGPTITVDGQDVSGPIRGPQVTSRVSAVAAVPEVRTRLVELQRASADAAERGIVAEGRDMGTVVFPRATVKIFLTASQEARAARRAAELRAKGVDEATIAAMAADLGRRDAADSSRRTAPLAKADDAVAVDTSDMTLEQVIDHVVDLVQARAPRAVATAG, encoded by the coding sequence GTGGAAACTGCCGGCCGAGCGAGCGCCCCGGTCGTCGTCGCCATCGACGGACCCTCGGGTTCGGGCAAGTCCACCGTCTCCCGCGCCGTGGCCGCCCGCCTCGGGCTCAGCTTCCTCGACACCGGTGCCATGTACCGGGCCATGACCTGGTGGATGCTGGCCAACGAGATCGACGTGGAGGACGCCGACGCGGTGGCCACCGTCTGCACCAAGCCGGTGATCGTCTCCGGTACGGACGCCGCGGGCCCCACCATCACGGTGGACGGCCAGGACGTCTCCGGCCCGATCCGGGGCCCCCAGGTCACCTCCCGGGTCTCCGCCGTCGCCGCCGTGCCGGAGGTCCGCACCCGGCTGGTGGAGCTCCAGCGCGCCTCCGCCGACGCCGCCGAGCGCGGCATCGTCGCCGAGGGCCGCGACATGGGCACCGTGGTCTTCCCGCGCGCCACCGTCAAGATCTTCCTCACCGCCTCCCAGGAGGCCCGGGCCGCCCGCCGCGCCGCCGAGCTGCGCGCCAAGGGCGTGGACGAGGCCACCATCGCGGCCATGGCCGCCGACCTGGGCCGCCGCGACGCCGCCGACTCCTCCCGCAGGACCGCGCCGCTCGCCAAGGCCGACGACGCCGTGGCGGTGGACACCAGCGACATGACCCTGGAGCAGGTCATAGACCACGTCGTGGACCTGGTACAGGCCCGCGCACCCCGTGCGGTGGCGACCGCCGGGTGA
- a CDS encoding lysophospholipid acyltransferase family protein, translating to MGRRIGIALARTGWRVRVLGGWRVPVAGPVILAANHANLVDGPLLMGMSPRPTHFLVKEEMFSGPVGAVLRGVGQIPVQRRSADRTAIGSALEVLKDGGVLGVFPEGTRGDGDFAQVQGGLAYLALRSGAPVVPVAVFGTGERGRTLGAIPPLRGRIDVVFGDPFDAGDGSRLRTRKAMQEASERVRTRLAGHLAQARELTGR from the coding sequence GTGGGCCGCCGCATCGGCATCGCCCTCGCCCGCACCGGCTGGCGGGTCCGGGTGCTGGGCGGCTGGCGGGTGCCCGTCGCCGGGCCGGTGATCCTGGCCGCCAACCACGCCAACCTGGTGGACGGCCCGCTGCTGATGGGAATGTCCCCGCGCCCGACGCACTTCCTGGTCAAGGAGGAGATGTTCAGCGGGCCGGTCGGCGCCGTGCTGCGCGGGGTCGGCCAGATCCCGGTGCAGCGCCGCAGCGCCGACCGCACCGCCATCGGCTCCGCCCTGGAGGTGCTGAAGGACGGCGGCGTGCTGGGCGTCTTCCCCGAGGGCACCCGTGGCGACGGCGACTTCGCCCAGGTGCAGGGCGGCCTGGCGTACCTGGCGCTGCGCTCCGGCGCCCCCGTGGTCCCGGTGGCCGTCTTCGGCACCGGCGAGCGCGGCCGCACCCTGGGCGCGATCCCGCCGCTGCGCGGCCGGATCGACGTCGTCTTCGGCGACCCCTTCGACGCGGGCGACGGCTCGCGGCTGCGCACCCGCAAGGCCATGCAGGAGGCATCCGAGCGGGTCCGCACCCGGCTGGCCGGCCATCTCGCGCAGGCGCGGGAGCTGACCGGCCGCTGA
- the der gene encoding ribosome biogenesis GTPase Der, which yields MSNENTAASEAGAFEHGELDAAEYAEFMELAAEEGFDAEDVDRDLAAAGHGPLPVLAVVGRPNVGKSTLVNRIIGRREAVVEDRPGVTRDRVSYEATWNGRRFKLVDTGGWEVDVLGIDAAVAAQAEFGIETADAVLFVVDATVGPTDTDEALVKLLRRSGKPVVLCANKVDGPSTEADAAMLWSLGLGEPFPVSALHGRGSGDLLDAVMEALPEAPPQTFGVALGGPRRVALLGRPNVGKSSLLNQVAGEERVVVNEIAGTTRDPVDELIELGGQTWKFVDTAGIRRRVHLTEGADFYASLRTASALEKAEVAVILIDASETLAEQDTRIITMAVEAGRAVVIAYNKWDLLDEERRYYLEREIEKDLVQVRWAPRVNVSARTGRHMEKLVPAIETALEGWETRVPTGKLNSFLGELVAAHPHPIRGGKQPRILFGTQAGTRPPRFVLFASGFLEAGYRRFVERRLREEFGFAGTPISISVRVREKRRRK from the coding sequence ATGAGCAACGAGAACACCGCCGCTTCGGAGGCGGGCGCCTTCGAGCACGGTGAGCTGGACGCGGCGGAGTACGCCGAGTTCATGGAGCTGGCCGCCGAGGAGGGCTTCGACGCCGAGGACGTCGACCGCGACCTCGCCGCAGCCGGCCATGGCCCGCTCCCGGTGCTCGCCGTCGTCGGCCGCCCCAATGTCGGCAAGTCGACCCTGGTGAACCGGATCATCGGCCGCCGCGAGGCGGTCGTCGAGGACCGGCCCGGCGTCACCCGCGACCGGGTCAGCTACGAGGCCACCTGGAACGGCCGCCGCTTCAAGCTGGTCGACACCGGCGGCTGGGAGGTGGACGTGCTCGGCATCGACGCCGCCGTCGCCGCCCAGGCCGAGTTCGGCATCGAGACCGCCGACGCGGTGCTCTTCGTGGTCGACGCCACCGTCGGCCCCACCGACACCGACGAGGCCCTGGTCAAGCTGCTGCGCCGGTCCGGCAAGCCGGTGGTGCTCTGCGCCAACAAGGTCGACGGCCCCTCCACCGAGGCCGACGCCGCCATGCTCTGGTCGCTGGGCCTCGGCGAGCCCTTCCCCGTCTCCGCGCTGCACGGCCGCGGCTCCGGCGACCTGCTGGACGCCGTGATGGAGGCCCTTCCCGAGGCCCCGCCGCAGACCTTCGGCGTCGCGCTCGGCGGCCCCCGCCGGGTCGCCCTGCTCGGCCGCCCCAACGTCGGCAAGTCCAGCCTGCTCAACCAGGTGGCCGGCGAGGAGCGGGTCGTCGTCAACGAGATCGCCGGCACCACCCGCGACCCGGTCGACGAGCTGATCGAACTCGGCGGCCAGACCTGGAAGTTCGTCGACACCGCCGGTATCCGCCGCCGGGTCCACCTCACCGAGGGCGCCGACTTCTACGCCTCGCTGCGCACCGCCTCCGCCCTGGAGAAGGCCGAGGTCGCGGTGATCCTGATCGACGCCAGCGAGACCCTCGCCGAGCAGGACACCCGCATCATCACCATGGCGGTCGAGGCCGGGCGTGCCGTGGTCATCGCCTACAACAAGTGGGACCTGCTGGACGAGGAGCGCCGCTACTACCTGGAGCGGGAGATCGAGAAGGACCTGGTCCAGGTCCGCTGGGCGCCCCGGGTCAATGTCTCCGCCCGTACCGGCCGCCACATGGAGAAGCTGGTCCCGGCCATCGAGACCGCGCTGGAGGGCTGGGAGACCCGGGTGCCCACCGGCAAGCTCAACTCCTTCCTCGGCGAGCTGGTGGCCGCCCACCCGCACCCCATCCGGGGCGGCAAGCAGCCGCGCATCCTCTTCGGCACCCAGGCCGGTACCCGGCCGCCGCGCTTTGTGCTCTTCGCCTCCGGCTTCCTGGAGGCCGGCTACCGCCGCTTTGTCGAGCGGCGGCTGCGCGAGGAGTTCGGCTTCGCCGGCACCCCGATCTCCATCTCGGTGCGGGTCCGGGAGAAGCGCCGCAGGAAGTAG
- a CDS encoding LysM peptidoglycan-binding domain-containing protein — translation MTVRHETDATPTAEHARVGRSRRVRAAVVAGAVAAFPAVGLVTATSASAASLSTWDAVARCESGGNWGINTGNGFYGGLQFTRSTWAAYGGTQYAATANRATKAQQIAVAEQVLAGQGAGAWPVCGARAGLAQGDASRPSTGHTAGRSESRPPVHASGRHYTVHSGDTLSRIAARYGIRWQRLYQQNKHVIGSNPNLIHPGQKLAV, via the coding sequence ATGACCGTTCGTCACGAGACCGACGCCACCCCGACCGCCGAGCACGCCAGGGTCGGCCGCAGCCGCCGGGTGCGGGCCGCCGTCGTCGCAGGGGCCGTCGCCGCCTTCCCGGCGGTGGGACTCGTCACGGCCACCTCCGCCTCCGCCGCCTCCCTCTCCACCTGGGACGCCGTGGCCCGGTGCGAGAGCGGCGGCAACTGGGGCATCAACACCGGCAACGGCTTCTACGGGGGCCTCCAGTTCACCCGCAGCACCTGGGCCGCGTACGGCGGCACCCAGTACGCCGCCACGGCGAACCGCGCCACCAAGGCGCAGCAGATAGCCGTGGCCGAGCAGGTCCTGGCCGGGCAGGGCGCCGGGGCCTGGCCGGTCTGCGGCGCCCGCGCGGGACTCGCCCAGGGGGACGCCTCGCGGCCCTCGACCGGGCACACCGCCGGCAGGTCCGAGTCCCGCCCGCCGGTCCATGCCTCCGGTCGCCACTACACCGTCCACAGCGGCGACACCCTGAGCCGGATCGCGGCCCGGTACGGCATCCGCTGGCAGCGGCTCTACCAGCAGAACAAGCACGTCATCGGCAGCAACCCGAACCTGATCCACCCCGGCCAGAAGCTCGCGGTCTGA
- a CDS encoding transglycosylase family protein, with protein MRSQAIRSAAATTLTAAALAAAAPLPAADDPVWDQLAACESGGQWDANTGNGYYGGLQIWLPTWQYTGGLRFAPRPDLAPRDQQITVAQEILRRQSWTAWPTCAHRLGLLAPTTPT; from the coding sequence GTGCGTTCCCAGGCAATCCGCTCGGCCGCCGCCACCACCCTGACCGCCGCCGCTCTGGCCGCCGCAGCGCCACTCCCGGCGGCCGACGACCCGGTCTGGGACCAACTCGCCGCCTGCGAGAGCGGCGGCCAGTGGGACGCCAACACCGGCAACGGCTACTACGGCGGCCTCCAGATCTGGCTACCCACCTGGCAGTACACCGGCGGCCTCCGCTTCGCGCCCCGCCCCGACCTCGCCCCACGCGACCAGCAGATCACCGTCGCCCAGGAGATCCTCCGCCGCCAGAGCTGGACCGCCTGGCCCACCTGCGCCCACCGCCTGGGCCTCCTCGCCCCCACCACCCCCACCTGA
- a CDS encoding acyl-CoA thioesterase, translating to MGSPVDHLVDLLDLEQIELNIFRGRSPEESLQRTFGGQVAGQALVAAGRTVDSERPVHSLHAYFLRPGVPGVPIVYQVDRIRDGRSFTTRRVLGIQQGRSIFALTADFHRPEPAAFEHQIAMPDVPDPDDLPSALEEVSARIGERPPFISPRQPFDIRYVERLRWTKEELVGVEPRSGVWLRTNGRLPDDPLIQVCALTYASDMTLLDSVRLPVEPLWGPRHFDTASLDHAMWFHRPFRADEWLLYQQESPVATGARGLARGQIFDRQGRLVVSVMQEGLFRPVADD from the coding sequence ATGGGCAGCCCCGTCGACCACCTCGTCGACCTGCTTGATCTGGAGCAGATCGAGCTCAACATCTTCCGCGGTCGCAGCCCCGAGGAATCACTGCAACGCACCTTCGGCGGACAGGTCGCCGGACAGGCACTGGTCGCCGCCGGCCGCACCGTCGACAGCGAACGCCCCGTGCACTCGCTGCACGCCTACTTCCTGCGCCCAGGTGTCCCCGGCGTACCGATCGTCTACCAGGTCGACCGGATCCGCGACGGCCGCTCCTTCACCACCCGGAGAGTCCTCGGCATCCAGCAGGGCCGCAGCATCTTCGCGCTCACCGCAGACTTCCACCGCCCCGAGCCTGCAGCCTTCGAGCACCAGATAGCCATGCCCGACGTGCCCGATCCCGACGACCTGCCCAGCGCCCTCGAAGAGGTCAGTGCCAGGATCGGCGAGCGACCCCCCTTCATCAGCCCCCGCCAGCCGTTCGACATCCGCTATGTCGAGCGGTTGCGCTGGACCAAGGAGGAACTGGTCGGCGTCGAGCCCCGCAGCGGTGTGTGGCTCCGCACCAACGGCAGGTTGCCCGACGACCCGCTGATCCAGGTCTGCGCCCTCACCTACGCCAGCGACATGACCCTTCTCGACTCGGTGCGCCTCCCCGTGGAACCCCTCTGGGGCCCCCGCCACTTCGACACGGCCTCGCTCGACCACGCCATGTGGTTCCACCGCCCCTTCCGCGCCGACGAGTGGCTGCTCTACCAACAGGAGTCGCCCGTCGCCACCGGCGCGCGTGGCCTCGCCCGTGGGCAGATCTTCGACCGGCAGGGGCGCCTGGTCGTCTCCGTGATGCAGGAAGGACTCTTCCGGCCCGTCGCCGACGACTGA
- a CDS encoding DUF1684 domain-containing protein, with product MTTPTSTTPDAWNHWRDTRVAAAAAPYGPLALTGTHWLAEPPATPAELPDVPGRWSAGADGTVVLTAVAADGLIADGAPVDGTVRLRPDTDPAPSVAEAGERRLIPIAREGVLAVRVYDPAAPARAAFAGIDAYDWSAAWVVPARFTPYDDDRTVAVPNADGKQRALALAGEIAFDLGGETRTLTVGRTATGLSAVFGDATSGRETYRFRFLTLPAPDADGRTTLDLNRAHLPPCAFADHFICPFPPPGNVLPIPVQAGEKNPIRR from the coding sequence ATGACCACCCCCACCTCCACCACCCCGGACGCCTGGAACCACTGGCGCGACACCCGCGTCGCCGCCGCAGCAGCCCCGTACGGTCCACTCGCCCTCACCGGCACCCACTGGCTGGCAGAACCGCCCGCCACCCCGGCCGAACTGCCCGATGTCCCCGGCCGCTGGTCGGCCGGCGCCGACGGCACCGTCGTCCTCACCGCCGTCGCCGCCGACGGCCTCATCGCCGACGGAGCACCCGTCGACGGCACCGTGCGGCTGCGCCCCGACACGGACCCCGCCCCCTCCGTCGCCGAGGCGGGGGAGCGGCGCCTGATACCGATCGCGCGGGAAGGTGTCCTGGCCGTCCGCGTGTACGACCCGGCCGCGCCCGCCCGAGCAGCCTTCGCCGGTATCGACGCCTACGACTGGTCGGCCGCCTGGGTGGTCCCGGCCCGCTTCACCCCGTACGACGACGACCGCACCGTCGCGGTACCCAACGCCGACGGCAAGCAGCGCGCACTCGCCCTCGCCGGTGAGATCGCCTTCGACCTGGGCGGTGAGACCCGCACCCTCACCGTCGGCCGTACCGCCACCGGCCTCAGCGCGGTGTTCGGCGACGCCACCAGCGGCCGGGAGACCTACCGCTTCCGCTTCCTCACCCTGCCCGCCCCGGACGCGGACGGCCGCACCACGCTGGACCTCAACCGCGCCCACCTGCCCCCGTGCGCCTTCGCCGACCACTTCATCTGCCCCTTCCCGCCGCCGGGCAACGTCCTGCCCATTCCGGTGCAGGCCGGGGAGAAAAACCCGATCCGCCGCTGA
- a CDS encoding MFS transporter — protein sequence MRHFARSALADITPLRTSPHYRRVWFGQTVSSVGQQMTAVAVSVQVYALTGSSFATGLVGLFSLVPLVVFGLYGGAIADTVDRRKLGLIGSAGLALVSAVLAAQAALGVRQVAVLYAAVALQAVFFAVSSPARSSMVPRLVPAEQLPAANALATVSMNLGLTVGPMLGGVLIGVWSYQAAYLVDTLAFSATLYAMWRLPAMRPQGDRKGRASVLEGLRFLRDRPNLRTSFLADLAAMIFGMPRALFPAIAVGFYGGDARTVGLLVSAPAVGALAGALFSGWVGRVHRHGLAVLSAVAAWGLAIAGFGLVRNLWLGLLLLAAAGCADTVSMIFRNTIMQVAAPDDMRGRLQGIFVVVVAGGPRLGDFESGSVAALTTPAFSVVSGGLACLTAILLLTARWPSFARYDARHPTP from the coding sequence CTGCGCCACTTCGCCCGCAGCGCCCTCGCCGACATCACCCCGCTGCGCACCAGCCCGCACTACCGCCGCGTGTGGTTCGGCCAGACCGTCTCCTCGGTGGGCCAGCAGATGACCGCCGTCGCGGTCTCGGTGCAGGTCTACGCCCTCACCGGATCAAGCTTCGCCACCGGCCTGGTCGGCCTCTTCTCCCTCGTCCCGCTGGTCGTCTTCGGCCTCTACGGCGGGGCCATCGCGGACACCGTCGACCGCCGCAAACTCGGCCTGATCGGCTCGGCGGGCCTCGCCCTGGTCTCCGCCGTACTCGCCGCCCAGGCCGCCCTCGGCGTCCGCCAGGTCGCCGTCCTGTACGCCGCCGTCGCCCTCCAGGCCGTCTTCTTCGCGGTGAGTTCCCCGGCCCGAAGCTCGATGGTGCCCCGCCTGGTCCCGGCCGAGCAGTTGCCCGCCGCCAACGCCCTGGCCACCGTCTCCATGAACCTCGGCCTCACCGTCGGTCCCATGCTCGGCGGCGTCCTCATCGGCGTCTGGAGCTACCAGGCGGCGTACCTCGTCGACACCCTCGCCTTCAGCGCCACCCTGTACGCCATGTGGCGGCTGCCCGCGATGCGCCCGCAGGGCGACCGCAAGGGCCGCGCCTCCGTCCTGGAAGGGCTGCGCTTCCTGCGCGACCGTCCCAACCTGCGCACCAGCTTCCTCGCCGACCTGGCCGCCATGATCTTCGGCATGCCGCGCGCCCTCTTCCCCGCCATCGCCGTGGGGTTCTACGGGGGCGACGCCCGCACCGTCGGCCTGCTGGTCTCCGCCCCGGCCGTGGGCGCCCTCGCCGGAGCCCTCTTCTCCGGCTGGGTCGGCCGGGTCCACCGCCACGGCCTCGCCGTACTCAGCGCCGTCGCGGCCTGGGGACTCGCCATCGCCGGCTTCGGCCTGGTCCGCAACCTCTGGCTCGGCCTGCTCCTGCTCGCCGCCGCGGGGTGCGCCGACACCGTCAGCATGATCTTCCGCAATACGATCATGCAGGTCGCCGCCCCCGACGACATGCGGGGGCGCCTCCAGGGCATCTTCGTCGTCGTGGTGGCCGGCGGCCCCCGCCTCGGCGACTTCGAATCCGGCAGCGTCGCCGCCCTCACCACCCCCGCGTTCTCCGTCGTCAGCGGCGGCCTCGCCTGCCTGACCGCGATCCTCCTCCTCACCGCCCGCTGGCCGTCCTTCGCCCGCTACGACGCCCGCCACCCCACCCCCTGA
- a CDS encoding integrase core domain-containing protein: MLLRLAYLGVTNAFALLRLLPMSDREKDVEILALRHEISVLERQLSGQRVRFAASDRAFLAALLQGLPTQVLHRMRLLVRPDTVLRWHRDLVARRHAARSRPKRPGRPRTVRSIRALVLRLAAENPEWGYRRLHGELLVLGIKVAASTVWEILKEAGIPPAPERTSSTWANFLRSQADALLACDFFETVTLPGARLYVLAVIEHANRRIRILGATAHPTASWVTQAAKNLVMDLEDAGSRARYMIRDRDGKFPELFDAILAHAGIQVVLSGVRIPRMNSLMERWVQTCRRELLDRTLIWNERHLLHALREFEKFYNSHRPHQGIANARPLYPLPRPIDNPEQIARLDIRRTDRLGGLLHEYQHAA; this comes from the coding sequence GTGCTGCTACGACTGGCGTACCTGGGTGTGACGAACGCGTTCGCGTTGCTGCGGCTGCTGCCGATGAGCGACCGTGAGAAGGACGTGGAGATCCTGGCTCTTCGCCATGAGATCAGCGTTCTGGAGCGGCAGCTCAGCGGACAGCGGGTCCGCTTCGCAGCGAGCGACCGGGCATTCCTGGCCGCGCTGCTGCAAGGCCTGCCGACACAAGTGCTGCATCGGATGCGGTTGCTGGTGCGGCCCGACACCGTACTGCGCTGGCACCGCGACCTGGTCGCCCGCCGTCACGCCGCCCGGTCCCGGCCAAAGCGCCCGGGCCGACCGCGCACCGTGCGCTCCATCCGCGCCCTGGTGCTGCGCCTGGCCGCAGAGAATCCGGAGTGGGGATACCGGCGTCTGCACGGCGAGCTGCTCGTCCTCGGCATCAAGGTCGCCGCGTCCACCGTCTGGGAAATCCTGAAGGAGGCCGGCATCCCACCGGCACCCGAGCGGACCTCCAGCACCTGGGCCAACTTCCTGCGCTCCCAAGCGGACGCACTCCTCGCCTGCGACTTCTTCGAAACGGTCACCCTGCCCGGAGCCCGCCTGTACGTGCTCGCGGTCATCGAGCACGCCAACCGACGAATCCGGATCCTCGGCGCCACCGCACACCCGACCGCGTCCTGGGTGACGCAGGCCGCGAAGAACCTCGTCATGGACCTCGAAGACGCCGGCTCCCGGGCGCGCTACATGATCCGGGACCGGGATGGAAAGTTCCCCGAACTGTTCGACGCCATCCTCGCCCACGCGGGGATCCAGGTCGTGCTCAGCGGCGTCCGGATCCCCCGCATGAACTCCCTCATGGAGCGCTGGGTGCAGACCTGCCGCCGCGAACTGCTGGACCGGACCCTGATCTGGAACGAGCGGCATCTACTCCACGCCCTACGGGAGTTCGAGAAGTTCTACAACTCCCACAGGCCACACCAGGGGATCGCGAACGCCCGCCCCCTCTATCCGCTTCCCCGGCCGATCGACAATCCGGAGCAAATCGCTCGCCTCGACATACGCCGAACCGACCGACTCGGCGGCCTCCTCCACGAGTACCAACATGCGGCCTGA
- a CDS encoding 6-pyruvoyl trahydropterin synthase family protein — MRFSARALPCCHRSWAHDGRCVYLHGYERSFELEFACAELDPATGFVIDFSALKGVRARLAEQFDHTTLVAEDDPELPLFRTLAERGIVDLRVMRHTGMEGAAVWVLAEASRLVEEATGGRVWVSRVEARESRKNAVVLTASPGGR; from the coding sequence ATGAGGTTCTCGGCAAGGGCACTGCCGTGCTGCCACCGCTCCTGGGCGCACGACGGCCGGTGCGTCTACCTGCACGGCTATGAGCGCAGCTTCGAGCTGGAGTTCGCCTGCGCCGAGCTCGACCCGGCCACCGGATTCGTGATCGACTTCAGTGCGCTCAAAGGCGTCCGCGCCCGCCTCGCCGAGCAGTTCGACCACACCACGCTGGTCGCCGAGGACGACCCGGAGCTCCCGCTGTTCCGCACCCTCGCCGAGCGCGGCATCGTGGACCTGCGGGTCATGCGGCACACCGGCATGGAGGGCGCCGCCGTCTGGGTCCTCGCGGAGGCCAGCCGTCTGGTCGAGGAGGCCACCGGCGGCCGGGTCTGGGTCAGCCGGGTCGAGGCCCGCGAGTCGCGCAAGAACGCCGTCGTGCTCACCGCCTCCCCAGGGGGGCGCTGA